A stretch of DNA from Gimesia chilikensis:
CCCCGCTGTTTCTGGTGATCTCTTTGCTGATCAAACTCACTTCTCCCGGTCCGGTCTTTTTCCGTCAGCAGCGACTGGGGCTTAACGAACGACCATTCTCGATTTTCAAGTTTCGCTCGATGCGTGCCGGCTCCGATAAGACGGGAGCCCAGTTCACCTCTGCCAACGATGCCCGTGTGACGGGGATCGGTAGGCTGATTCGCAAGACCAGCCTCGACGAACTGCCTCAATTAATCAATATCTTTCGCGGGGAGATGAGCCTCATCGGCCCGCGTCCTTATATCGGATTTGAACTGGAAAACGCCACACCTGATGAACGCCGCAAACGGGCCAGTGTCCGTCCCGGAGTCTCAGGGCTGGCGCAGGTCTCCGGTCGCAGCAGCCTGTCTCAACAGGCGGTCATCGATTATGACCTGCAATACGTGGAGCAATGCAGTCTCAAGTTTGATATTCAGATCCTGATACAGACGATTCGCAAAGTGATTCGCTGTGAAGGAACTAACTGAGACTCGTAAAACGTTGATTACTGAGAAGAGCAGGATGCCGAGAGGAAGTTGTCTGCTGTTCAGGCGTGAAAAATTGGTATCGCACGGAATTTATATTCCTGCTATTGATAAATCTGAACTGCTGCAGACTATTGCCTCTCTGGACTTCTGGTGTGATTGTTCCTGATACGAAATTAATAGAAGCAGTCTGACGGAATCTGAATTTATGCATATTTTTGAGGGTCTTCCAAGCCAGTTGGACTCCAGTCCTGTGATGCAGCTGAAACGCTCTACGTTCCAGGAGCTCTCATTTCGCACCGGGCTCTGGTTCGCGCTGGGCGTCGGCTTTGCGATTCCGATCTCCACCAGTCTGACCTCAGCGTTCAGCGTGGGAGTTTTAATCTGCTGGTTTCTTTCGGGACAGTATCGGGTAACCTTCGAACTGCTCCGAACATACCGGGTCGCCACGGTTTCACTGATCCTGTTCTGCACCCTGGCAGTGGGTTTGCTCTACACGCCCCAGACCCTCTCACTGGCTACCAGGAACCTGTTTAAATACCGTCAGTTTCTGATGATTCCCATTTACCTCTCCTTCTTTCTCGACAGTCGAGTCCGCCTGCGCGGCATTCGCATGTTTGAGTTGGCCCTGCTGCTGACACTGGCCGTCTCCATGTTCTGCTGGATGTTCGGCATCGAATGGGATGTCCCTTCGCACGATCATGCGATCTTTAAAAACCGGATCACCCAGAACATTTTAATGTCCTTTCTGGTCTACCTTTCTGCCTGGCGATTTCTGGAGAAACCCCGCAAAAACTGGTTCTGGGGCGCTGTCCTGCTGATCGCGACCGTAAATGTTCTGTTAATCGTACCGGGCCGTTCGGGCTATCTGGCGGTCGGCGTGCTGATTGGCGTATTGATGTATCAGAAGCTGGGATACAAGGGGATTCTTCCCGCGGGCGCCTGCGTGCTGGTCATTGGCATGATCTGTTATCAGTCTTCGGACCGCTTTCAGAGACGCATCGATCTGGTGATTTCCGAGATCAGAAATTACCACCAGACACAGGATCATGCCAGTGGCGTTAACCTGCGGATAGAGTTCCTGTTAAATGGCCTCGAACTCGCGCAGTCCAGCCCGATCTTTGGTTCCGGGACGGGGAGTTTCGCCATGCGTTACCACCAGCTGATGGAGCAGAAGGGGCAGATGGTGACAGCGAACCCGCACAATGAGTATGTGATGCTGCTGGTCCAGAACGGGGCGATAGGAGTCGGTTTGTTTCTGCTGTTGTTCTGGTTTTGTTGGCGGTCTACCCGAGGCCTCTCCGGTCTGGAGCCAGCGTTCGCACAAGCGGTAGTGGGAGTGTACATGATCGTTTGTCTGGTAAATTCGCTGATGCTGGATACCACCGAGGGAGGGCTGTTCGGTTATCTGATGGGCCTGACCTGTGCAGCCGGGGTCTCCACGAGAGGAGCCAGCCTGGGAACGTCACCCGTTGAAACAGATGCCGACGCTCCGGACAGTCAGGCTGAAACCCTGCAAAATGCGGCCTGATCCCCGGCAAAACTCCTCTGCGCGACTCACGTCTCAAGCCGGGATCGTTTCCACCTTTACACAAAAAACAGGTTGAAATATGATCCCCGCGCAATGAATTCGCAGGAATTTTCAGACTGTCAGAGCCGTGGAATGGATGCAAAACACCGCGACTGCTCTGACTTGAAGCGCTAATCAGGAAGGGGGGCCAGGGATGGCCGGTGCAGTTGGCTTAATCACGGCTCGAGGAGGCTCCAAGGGAGTCCCCCACAAAAATATCAAGGAACTGGCAGGCAAGCCATTGATCGCCTGGACGATCGAGGCGGCGCTGGCCAGTCAGGAGCTGGATCGGGTTGTGGTCTCTACAGATGACAAAGAGATCGCCTCTATCGCGCGGCAGTATGGAGCCGAAGTCCCGTTTCTGCGACCGCTCAGACTGGCCCTCGATGACTCCAGCCACGCCGATGTG
This window harbors:
- a CDS encoding sugar transferase: MDEQRLSQSTSHSAARQSGGPHFDPRNMPAEPAVVSHEVRTGYFWKRPADIMLSGLALVALAPLFLVISLLIKLTSPGPVFFRQQRLGLNERPFSIFKFRSMRAGSDKTGAQFTSANDARVTGIGRLIRKTSLDELPQLINIFRGEMSLIGPRPYIGFELENATPDERRKRASVRPGVSGLAQVSGRSSLSQQAVIDYDLQYVEQCSLKFDIQILIQTIRKVIRCEGTN
- a CDS encoding O-antigen ligase family protein; protein product: MHIFEGLPSQLDSSPVMQLKRSTFQELSFRTGLWFALGVGFAIPISTSLTSAFSVGVLICWFLSGQYRVTFELLRTYRVATVSLILFCTLAVGLLYTPQTLSLATRNLFKYRQFLMIPIYLSFFLDSRVRLRGIRMFELALLLTLAVSMFCWMFGIEWDVPSHDHAIFKNRITQNILMSFLVYLSAWRFLEKPRKNWFWGAVLLIATVNVLLIVPGRSGYLAVGVLIGVLMYQKLGYKGILPAGACVLVIGMICYQSSDRFQRRIDLVISEIRNYHQTQDHASGVNLRIEFLLNGLELAQSSPIFGSGTGSFAMRYHQLMEQKGQMVTANPHNEYVMLLVQNGAIGVGLFLLLFWFCWRSTRGLSGLEPAFAQAVVGVYMIVCLVNSLMLDTTEGGLFGYLMGLTCAAGVSTRGASLGTSPVETDADAPDSQAETLQNAA